The window GCTTTACGACGGCGACCCAGTACTCGGGCGAGCCCTTGCCGGATCCCATGCGGGTCTCCGCCGGCTTTGCCGTGACCGGCTTGTCCGGGAAAATCTTGATCCAGACCTTACCACCGCGCTTGATGTAACGCGTCATCGCGATACGCGCCGCCTCGATCTGGCGGTTCGTGATCCATGCCGGCTCCAGAGCGACGAGACCATACTGGCCGTGGCTGACCGTGTTGCCGCGCTGTGCCTTGCCCTTCATGCGCCCGCGGAACTGCTTGCGGTATTTCACGCGCTTTGGGAGTAACATTACGCCTCGCTCCTTTCCTTATGATTCTTCGGCGTCTGCTTCTTGTCGGGGAGAACCTCGCCCTTGAAGATCCAGACCTTGATGCCGATACGACCGTAGGTTGTATGTGCCTCAGCCGTTCCGTAGTCGATGTCTGCACGCAGCGTGTGCAGGGGGATGCTGCCCTCACGATAGGACTCGCGACGTGCGATTTCTGCACCGCCGAGACGACCGCTGACGGCAATCTTGATGCCCTTCGCACCGAGGCGCATCGTGCGCCCGACCGCCTGCTTCATCGCACGGCGGAAGGCAATGCGGCGCTCAAGCTGTGCCGCAATGTTCTCAGCGACGAGCGTCGCGTCGAGATCCGGCTGCTTGATCTCCGCGATATTGATGTCAACGCGCTTCTCGGTGAGGTTCTTGAGCCCCTCTTTGATCTGCTCGATGCCCGAGCCACCGCGTCCGATGACCATGCCCGGCTTTGCCGTGTGGATCGTGAGCTTCAGGCGGTTCTTGCTGCGCTCCGTCTCCACGCGGGGAACACCTGCGGTCTGGAGGCTGTTCTTAAGGTAATCGCGAATCTTGATGTCCTCGTGCAGATTCTGCGCGAAATCCTTGTCTGCATACCAGCGGGCATCCCAATCCTTGACGATGCCAAGGCGAATGCCATGGGGATTTACTTTCTGACCCAAACTGTTTCCCTCCCTATTACTTTTCGTTTACGGCAACCGTGATGTGGGACGTGTGCTTCAAAATCTTGAACGCCTGTCCGCGTGAGCGCGGATGAATGCGCTTGAGCGTCGGTCCCTGGTCAACGAAAGCTGAGGAAATGAACAGTCGATCCACATCCATGTCAAAGTTGTTCTCCGCGTTTGCAACAGCAGAGCGGAGCACCTTCTCCACGGCGTCCGCGCCGACCTTCGGCGTGAACTTCAGGATCGCGAGAGCGTCAGCAACGCTCTTGCCGCGTACGAGGTTCATCACAATGCGAACCTTGCGCGGTGCGATACGGATGTATTTGGCAGTAGCCTTTACTTCCTGTGCCACGAATCGTCCTCCTCTCTATCAGCGCAGCGAGGTCTTGCGCTCTTCGCCCGCGTGACCCTTGAATGTACGTGTCGGCGCAAACTCGCCGAGCTTATGTCCGACCATATCCTCCGTGACGTAGACGGGGACATGCTTGCGTCCGTCATGGACAGCGATCGTGTGGCCGACGAAATCCGGGAAGATCGTCGAGCTGCGCGACCATGTGCGCACAACCTTCTTCTCGTTCTTTTCGTTGAGCGCATCGATCTTCTTCATCAGGCTCTCTGCGACGAAAGGCCCTTTCTTAATCGATCTTGACAAAGTTTTTCCTCCTTTCGCCGAGCACAGTGCGGCCCGGCGATGGTTCTATCTGCAAGTTGCGATGCTATATCAGCTATGCAGAGGGACGCCCAGATTGGAGCAGATTTTTCGTTCTGTCAAGGGAGCAAACCGGACGCATAGATACTCCTATGTGGAGGATTTGCTCTCCGCAGACAGGGCGGAAAAGATGCCCAAGGTGGGTGTCTGACCGCATGAGCCGTTAATTACTTACGGCGGTGGACGATAAGACGATTCGACGCCTTCTTCTTGCGGCGCGTCTTCTTGCCCATCGCAATCTTGCCCCACTTCGTCATCGGGCTCTTGCGTCCGACCGGCGAACGTCCCTCGCCGCCGCCGTGCGGATGGTCATTCGGGTTCATCGCAATACCGCGCGTCTCCGGGCGGCGTCCGAGCCAGCGGCTGCGGCCTGCCTTACCGATGGTGATGTTCTCATGCTCAAGGTTGCCGACCTGTCCGATCGTCGCACGGCAGTTCACATGCACACGGCGAATCTCGCCGGACGGCATACGGAGGAGTGCGTAGTCGCCTTCCTTTGCCATGAGCTGCGCGGACGCTCCCGCGCTGCGGACGAGCTGTGCGCCCTTGCCGATCTTGAGCTCGACGGCATGGATCACCGTACCGAGCGGGATATTCTTGAGCGGAAGCGCATTGCCCGGCTTGATGTCAGCCTCGGCGCCCGACTCCACGACATCGCCGACCTTGAGGCCGTTCGGTGCGAGGATGTAACGCTTCTCGCCATCTGCGTAGTTCAGAAGCGCAATGCGTGCGCTGCGGTTCGGATCGTACTCGATCGTCGCGACGCGGGCGGGGATGCCGTCCTTCGTGCGCTTGAAGTCGATGATGCGATAGAGCCGCTTGTGACCGCCGCCGCGATGGCGCACGGTCAGTTTGCCCTGCTGGTTGCGCCCACCCGATTTCGTCAGGCGGACGGTGAGGGACTTCTCCGGCTTGTCCGTTGTGATCTCATCGAAGGAAGAGACCGTCATGAAGCGTCTGCCGGCAGAATACGGCTTAAAACTCTTTACTGCCACGTTCGTACCTCCCTTTCGTCTCAGCCTTCAAAGAACTCGATGGTCTCGCCCGGCGCGAGTTTCACGATGGCCTTCTTGTAGTCCGGGCGCTTGCCCTGCGTGCGACCCATGCGCTTCTTCTTGCCGATGACGTTGACCGTGTTGACCTTTGCGACCTTTACCTTGAAGATCTCCGAGACCGCCTTTGCAATCTCGATCTTGTTTGCAGCCTTTGCAACGACGAAGACGTATTTGCCCTCGGCCATGAGCTGCGTCGTCCGCTCCGTGATGAGCGGGCGTACGAGAATATCACGTGCGTCCATTATGCGAATACCTCCTCGATACGGGTGATGGCATCCTTCGTAATGAAGAGCTTGTCGTGATGGAGAATGTCATAGACATTGATTCCACGTGCCGAGATGGCTTTTACACCCGGAATATTGCTGGTGGAGCGCTCCACGTTCACAGCTTCGTCCGCCGTGATGAAGAGGCTCTTTGCATTCACACCGAAATCGCTCAGGAGTTTCACGGCTGCCTTCGTCTTCGGTGCCTCGAAGTCGAGCCGGTCGAGGACGATGAAATCGCCCGTACGAACCTTGTCCGAAAGCGCACACTTAAGGGCAAGACGACGCTGCTTGCGCGGCATCGTAAAGCCGTACTTGCGCGGATGCGGGCCAAAGACCGTACCGCCGCCAACCCACAGCGGGCTGCGCGTCGAACCTGCGCGGGCACGACCCGTGCCCTTCTGACGCCAGGGCTTGCGTCCGCCGCCGCGCACGAGACCGCGCGTCTTCGTGGCATGGGTGCCGAGCCGCTGCGATGCGAGCTGGAGGACAACCGCCTGATGAAGGAGGCCGGCATTCATTTCGACATTGAAGAACTCGTCGCTGAGGCTGATCTCGCCAACCTGATTATGCGACATATCATATACTGCTACATTCGCCATGCTGCGATTCCCCCTTCCTTATTCTTTCGCTGCCTTAAGAGGCTTAACGGTATCTTTGATTACGACAAATCCCTTCTTCGGGCCCGGAATCGCGCCCTTGATGAGGATGAGGTTGCGGTCACTGTCCACGCGGACAATCGTCAGGCGCTGCACCGTGACGCGCTCGCCGCCCATGCGGCCGGGGAGCTTCTTGCCCTTGAGGACACGTCCGCCGGGACCGGAGATCATCGCACCCGTCGAGCCCGGCTCACGGTGCGACTTCGAGCCGTGCCCCATGGGGCCGCGTGCGAAGTTGTGACGCTTGATGCCGCCCGCGAAGCCCTTGCCCTTGGACGTGCCGACCACGTCGACGAGATCGCCTGCGGCGAAGATGTCAACGCCGATCGTGTCGCCCACATTGTATTCGGAAGGAGCGGCGAGACGCATCTCACGAATGAAACGCACCGCCTTCACGCCCGCCTTCTCAAACTGACCCTTGAGCGGCTTCGTGACGTTCTTCTCCTTTACATCGCCGAACCCGATCTGCACAGCGTTGTAGCCGTCCGTCTCGTCGGTCTTGTTCCGGAGCACGAAGTTGTTGCCCGACTCAACGACCGTCACGGGAATGACGCGGCCTTCCTCTGTGAAGATCTGGGTCATGCCCAGTTTTCTTCCTAAAATAGCCTTAGCCAAGGCTTCCACCTCCTATTAGAGCTTAATCTCGATGTCAACGCCGGCAGGCAGATCGAGACGCATGAGCGAATCGACCGTCTTGTTCGTCGGCTGCAGGATGTCGATGAGACGCTTGTGCGTGCGCATCTCGAACTGCTC of the Selenomonas dianae genome contains:
- the rplP gene encoding 50S ribosomal protein L16, encoding MLLPKRVKYRKQFRGRMKGKAQRGNTVSHGQYGLVALEPAWITNRQIEAARIAMTRYIKRGGKVWIKIFPDKPVTAKPAETRMGSGKGSPEYWVAVVKPGRVLFEMDGVAREVAAEAMRLAGHKLPIKTKFVVREEVEGGEVNEG
- the rpsC gene encoding 30S ribosomal protein S3, with the protein product MGQKVNPHGIRLGIVKDWDARWYADKDFAQNLHEDIKIRDYLKNSLQTAGVPRVETERSKNRLKLTIHTAKPGMVIGRGGSGIEQIKEGLKNLTEKRVDINIAEIKQPDLDATLVAENIAAQLERRIAFRRAMKQAVGRTMRLGAKGIKIAVSGRLGGAEIARRESYREGSIPLHTLRADIDYGTAEAHTTYGRIGIKVWIFKGEVLPDKKQTPKNHKERSEA
- the rplV gene encoding 50S ribosomal protein L22; translated protein: MAQEVKATAKYIRIAPRKVRIVMNLVRGKSVADALAILKFTPKVGADAVEKVLRSAVANAENNFDMDVDRLFISSAFVDQGPTLKRIHPRSRGQAFKILKHTSHITVAVNEK
- the rpsS gene encoding 30S ribosomal protein S19 yields the protein MSRSIKKGPFVAESLMKKIDALNEKNEKKVVRTWSRSSTIFPDFVGHTIAVHDGRKHVPVYVTEDMVGHKLGEFAPTRTFKGHAGEERKTSLR
- the rplB gene encoding 50S ribosomal protein L2, translated to MAVKSFKPYSAGRRFMTVSSFDEITTDKPEKSLTVRLTKSGGRNQQGKLTVRHRGGGHKRLYRIIDFKRTKDGIPARVATIEYDPNRSARIALLNYADGEKRYILAPNGLKVGDVVESGAEADIKPGNALPLKNIPLGTVIHAVELKIGKGAQLVRSAGASAQLMAKEGDYALLRMPSGEIRRVHVNCRATIGQVGNLEHENITIGKAGRSRWLGRRPETRGIAMNPNDHPHGGGEGRSPVGRKSPMTKWGKIAMGKKTRRKKKASNRLIVHRRK
- the rplW gene encoding 50S ribosomal protein L23; the protein is MDARDILVRPLITERTTQLMAEGKYVFVVAKAANKIEIAKAVSEIFKVKVAKVNTVNVIGKKKRMGRTQGKRPDYKKAIVKLAPGETIEFFEG
- the rplD gene encoding 50S ribosomal protein L4 yields the protein MANVAVYDMSHNQVGEISLSDEFFNVEMNAGLLHQAVVLQLASQRLGTHATKTRGLVRGGGRKPWRQKGTGRARAGSTRSPLWVGGGTVFGPHPRKYGFTMPRKQRRLALKCALSDKVRTGDFIVLDRLDFEAPKTKAAVKLLSDFGVNAKSLFITADEAVNVERSTSNIPGVKAISARGINVYDILHHDKLFITKDAITRIEEVFA
- the rplC gene encoding 50S ribosomal protein L3: MAKAILGRKLGMTQIFTEEGRVIPVTVVESGNNFVLRNKTDETDGYNAVQIGFGDVKEKNVTKPLKGQFEKAGVKAVRFIREMRLAAPSEYNVGDTIGVDIFAAGDLVDVVGTSKGKGFAGGIKRHNFARGPMGHGSKSHREPGSTGAMISGPGGRVLKGKKLPGRMGGERVTVQRLTIVRVDSDRNLILIKGAIPGPKKGFVVIKDTVKPLKAAKE